The following coding sequences lie in one Leucobacter allii genomic window:
- the rpmF gene encoding 50S ribosomal protein L32: MAVPKRKMSRSNTRHRRSAWKAEAPKLVKTVENGKTVYSLPHRARVVEDSQGNALFLEYKGRKVADA; encoded by the coding sequence ATGGCTGTTCCCAAGCGGAAGATGTCGCGCTCGAACACCCGTCACCGCCGTTCCGCATGGAAGGCCGAGGCCCCGAAGCTGGTCAAGACCGTCGAGAACGGCAAGACCGTCTACAGCCTCCCGCACCGCGCCCGCGTGGTCGAGGACTCGCAGGGCAACGCCCTGTTCCTCGAGTACAAGGGTCGCAAGGTCGCCGACGCGTAA
- a CDS encoding YceD family protein, producing MPTRLFEENIRDIAGRPGEMRERSRELAVPERLGEGLARVPAGETLALDVRLESVHEGILVSAEARTTVHAECGRCLKDFTTPFQVEFQELFAYTPTEADEYGVHGDHVDLEPPLRDAVVLALPFQPVCRPDCPGLDPESGELREAEAAAVPEAEIDPRWAALAGYQTGTAEAADEPGSGDDPESASK from the coding sequence ATGCCGACGCGGCTCTTCGAGGAGAACATCCGGGACATCGCCGGCCGCCCGGGGGAGATGCGCGAGCGCTCCCGCGAGCTCGCGGTGCCCGAGCGGCTCGGCGAGGGACTCGCCCGGGTGCCCGCTGGGGAGACCCTCGCGCTCGACGTGCGCCTGGAGTCCGTGCACGAGGGCATCCTCGTGAGCGCCGAGGCGCGGACCACCGTGCACGCGGAGTGCGGCCGATGCCTGAAAGATTTCACCACGCCGTTTCAAGTCGAGTTTCAGGAGCTTTTCGCGTATACTCCTACGGAGGCCGACGAGTACGGGGTTCACGGTGATCACGTGGATCTTGAACCCCCGCTCCGAGACGCGGTAGTGCTCGCACTGCCGTTCCAGCCAGTGTGTCGCCCGGACTGCCCGGGACTCGATCCCGAGTCCGGTGAGCTCCGTGAGGCCGAGGCTGCGGCGGTGCCCGAGGCGGAGATCGATCCGCGCTGGGCGGCGCTGGCCGGTTACCAGACCGGCACGGCCGAGGCTGCAGATGAACCCGGCTCGGGAGACGACCCCGAGTCCGCAAGCAAGTAG
- the coaD gene encoding pantetheine-phosphate adenylyltransferase encodes MSKIAVVPGSFDPVTLGHLDVIRRAAGVFDQVHVLVVHNPGKDAMLPISERVGLIQKSLEEDPEMPDNILVASWSVGLLVDYCTEVGASVLVKGIRSQIDVAYETPMVLMNRSLANVETVFMLPDPAHAHVSSTLVRQVSSLGGDVTPYVPPAVARFLDQSRPA; translated from the coding sequence ATGAGCAAGATCGCCGTAGTCCCCGGGTCGTTCGACCCGGTCACCCTCGGGCACCTGGACGTGATCCGCCGCGCGGCCGGCGTCTTCGACCAGGTGCACGTCCTCGTCGTCCACAACCCGGGCAAGGACGCCATGCTTCCCATCTCGGAGCGCGTCGGGCTGATCCAGAAGTCCCTCGAAGAAGACCCGGAGATGCCGGACAACATCCTCGTCGCCTCGTGGTCGGTCGGGCTGCTGGTCGACTACTGCACCGAGGTCGGTGCGTCCGTGCTCGTGAAGGGCATCCGCTCGCAGATCGATGTCGCCTACGAGACCCCGATGGTGCTCATGAATCGGAGCCTCGCGAATGTGGAGACGGTGTTCATGCTGCCGGATCCCGCGCACGCGCACGTCTCGAGCACGCTCGTGCGGCAGGTATCCTCACTCGGCGGCGACGTGACGCCGTACGTTCCGCCGGCGGTGGCGCGCTTCCTCGACCAGTCGAGGCCGGCCTGA
- the rnc gene encoding ribonuclease III yields the protein MTQSVRKPSGAPEGEPGGFLHAFDVAVDPELLELALTHRSWAYEHGGAPHNERLEFLGDAILGQAVTVKLYADHPELPEGELAKRRAAVVSTTALAELARGLSLGDALRLGRGEELTGGRDKDSILADTVEAVIGAVFLSTDPATADRFVLDLVAPLFADPERFTVTLDPKTTLQQEAARRGLPHPPYSTEGTGPDHDRRYRSRVELDGIIGRGEGTSKKAAELAAARDAVTALRAGRRRARRGDA from the coding sequence GTGACGCAGAGCGTTCGGAAGCCGTCGGGCGCCCCTGAGGGGGAGCCCGGCGGCTTTCTCCATGCCTTCGACGTCGCCGTCGATCCCGAGCTGCTCGAACTGGCGCTCACGCACCGGTCGTGGGCCTACGAGCACGGAGGGGCTCCCCACAACGAGCGCCTCGAGTTCCTCGGCGATGCGATCCTCGGGCAGGCGGTGACGGTCAAGCTGTACGCCGACCATCCGGAGCTCCCCGAAGGGGAGCTCGCGAAGCGACGCGCCGCCGTGGTGTCGACGACCGCGCTCGCCGAGCTCGCCCGCGGGCTCTCGCTCGGCGACGCCCTCCGGCTCGGCCGGGGCGAGGAGCTCACCGGCGGACGAGACAAGGACTCGATCCTCGCGGACACGGTCGAGGCCGTGATCGGCGCCGTGTTCCTCTCGACGGATCCGGCGACCGCTGACCGCTTCGTGCTCGATCTCGTCGCCCCGCTCTTCGCGGATCCCGAGCGCTTCACGGTCACCCTCGACCCGAAGACCACGCTGCAGCAGGAGGCCGCACGGCGCGGGCTCCCGCATCCGCCGTACTCGACCGAGGGCACCGGGCCCGACCACGATCGTCGCTACCGCTCGCGCGTCGAGCTCGACGGCATCATCGGGCGGGGCGAAGGCACGAGCAAGAAGGCCGCGGAGCTCGCGGCCGCGCGCGACGCCGTCACGGCGCTGCGCGCCGGGCGGCGCCGGGCCCGCCGCGGCGATGCCTGA
- a CDS encoding response regulator produces the protein MLVDDQELIRTGFRLVLLAEPGIEVVAEAGDGGAALAELGRLQAVGAGCDVVLMDVRMPGVNGIDATASIVERFPETRVLVLTTFDLDEYATGAIRAGASGFLLKDARPTELVDAIHRVAAGDATMAPSVTRRLLEQLRLGAPALPEPVSADVFSALTERELDVLRLIAEGKNNAEISGELFLSASTVKTHVGRVLAKLQLRDRVHAVIFAKQHGL, from the coding sequence ATGCTGGTCGACGACCAGGAGCTGATCCGCACTGGCTTCAGGCTGGTGCTGCTCGCGGAGCCGGGGATCGAAGTGGTCGCGGAGGCCGGGGACGGCGGCGCGGCGCTCGCCGAACTCGGGCGGCTGCAGGCCGTGGGCGCCGGCTGCGACGTTGTGCTCATGGACGTGCGCATGCCCGGAGTGAACGGCATCGACGCGACCGCGAGCATCGTGGAGCGCTTCCCCGAGACCCGCGTGCTCGTCCTCACGACCTTCGATCTCGACGAGTACGCGACGGGGGCGATCCGAGCCGGCGCGAGCGGCTTCCTCCTGAAGGACGCGAGGCCGACGGAGCTCGTCGACGCGATCCACCGCGTCGCCGCCGGCGACGCGACGATGGCGCCGAGCGTGACGCGGCGCCTCCTCGAGCAGCTGCGCCTCGGGGCCCCTGCGCTCCCCGAACCCGTTTCGGCCGACGTCTTCTCGGCGCTCACCGAGCGCGAGCTCGACGTGCTGCGCCTCATCGCGGAGGGCAAGAACAACGCCGAGATCAGCGGCGAGCTCTTCCTGTCGGCCTCGACCGTGAAGACGCACGTCGGCCGCGTCCTCGCGAAGCTGCAGCTCCGGGACCGCGTGCACGCCGTCATCTTCGCCAAGCAGCACGGTCTCTGA
- the mutM gene encoding bifunctional DNA-formamidopyrimidine glycosylase/DNA-(apurinic or apyrimidinic site) lyase: MPELPEVEVVRAGLAPAVTGARVIAAEVRDPRALKRHLPLGGDGAPSADGEGGHGVTLSDAAGRARAADFERRILGIRFAAPVRRGKFLWLPVAERVAPGANGAAAAERAAAAPGLALLAHLGMSGQLLLRAPEAADDRHVRIRLWIEHAEHGELRVDFADQRLFGSLALDALTAEGVPGQARHIARDPLDPRFDDAVFLQRLRARPSGVKRLLLDQTLVSGVGNIYADEALWRARLHPETSGRVLSARKAAELLGALRDVFAQALAEGGTSFDAQYVNVNGQAGYFSRSIEVYGRGGKPCSRCGGLIKRVAFMNRSSHFCPVCQRKR, from the coding sequence ATGCCTGAGCTCCCCGAGGTCGAGGTCGTCCGAGCCGGCCTCGCGCCCGCGGTCACCGGCGCCAGGGTCATCGCCGCCGAGGTGCGGGATCCGCGCGCGCTCAAGCGTCATCTGCCGCTCGGCGGCGACGGTGCGCCGTCGGCGGACGGCGAGGGCGGGCACGGCGTGACGCTCTCGGACGCGGCCGGTCGCGCCCGCGCCGCCGATTTCGAACGACGCATCCTGGGGATCCGCTTCGCGGCCCCCGTGCGTCGCGGCAAGTTCCTGTGGCTGCCGGTCGCGGAGCGCGTCGCACCAGGTGCGAACGGCGCGGCCGCGGCGGAACGTGCCGCGGCCGCGCCCGGGCTCGCGCTCCTCGCGCACCTCGGGATGAGCGGACAACTCCTCCTCAGGGCTCCGGAGGCCGCGGACGACCGGCACGTGAGGATCCGGCTCTGGATCGAGCACGCCGAGCACGGCGAGCTGCGCGTCGACTTCGCCGATCAGCGGCTCTTCGGCTCGCTCGCCCTCGATGCGCTGACCGCCGAGGGCGTCCCGGGGCAGGCCCGGCACATCGCCCGGGATCCGCTCGATCCGCGGTTCGACGATGCGGTGTTTCTCCAGCGATTGCGCGCGCGTCCGAGTGGTGTGAAGCGGCTGCTCCTCGATCAGACGCTCGTGAGCGGCGTCGGCAACATCTACGCGGATGAGGCGCTGTGGCGCGCGAGGCTCCACCCGGAGACCTCCGGACGGGTGCTCTCGGCGCGGAAGGCCGCGGAGCTGCTCGGAGCGCTGCGCGACGTCTTCGCGCAGGCACTCGCCGAGGGCGGCACGAGCTTCGATGCGCAGTACGTGAACGTCAACGGACAGGCGGGTTACTTCAGCAGATCGATTGAAGTATATGGCCGTGGTGGCAAACCCTGCAGTCGTTGCGGGGGCTTGATTAAACGCGTTGCCTTCATGAACCGCTCGTCACATTTTTGCCCGGTCTGCCAACGAAAACGATGA